Proteins from a genomic interval of Chitinophagales bacterium:
- a CDS encoding T9SS type A sorting domain-containing protein: MKLTYSLIISLLFITLEVFGQSAPQKYVLMEHFTNSRCSTCASRNPAFYDVIHAPENEGKIHHITIHPPYPYEQCAFYQHNTNDNLVRTEFYGVLGTPRVFVWGTQNSEGIKLLSQERLNTFLNQTAPIAILVEESTDGNSRTANIEVKSYENIAGDNLKLFAAVVEKVVNYNAPNGEKEHFDVLRKTLPTYDGIAFNPAAMGESKNFSFTYDLNAEWDASQIYVVAFVQNVATKEVLNSGTRFDEVATGIEESVLDKNIRLYPNPTNDFIHLQLNDNQLNIQEVALYNNSGALLQSFEGNPSKIDVRSYPSGIYFVKLKSGEEMIYRKVVVQ, from the coding sequence ATGAAACTTACTTATTCCCTTATCATCAGCTTGTTGTTCATCACCCTTGAAGTATTTGGTCAGTCAGCACCTCAAAAATATGTGTTAATGGAGCATTTCACCAATTCTCGTTGCAGCACCTGCGCTTCTCGAAACCCCGCTTTTTATGATGTGATTCACGCCCCCGAAAACGAGGGCAAGATTCACCACATTACCATTCACCCTCCCTACCCTTATGAGCAATGTGCTTTTTATCAACACAATACCAACGACAACTTAGTCCGCACCGAATTTTATGGCGTATTGGGAACACCTCGGGTTTTTGTTTGGGGAACTCAAAATTCGGAAGGCATCAAATTGTTGAGTCAAGAACGCTTGAATACGTTTTTGAACCAAACCGCACCGATTGCCATCCTTGTAGAGGAAAGTACAGACGGCAATTCACGTACTGCCAACATAGAAGTCAAAAGTTATGAAAACATTGCTGGCGATAATTTGAAGTTGTTTGCAGCCGTTGTAGAAAAAGTGGTGAACTACAATGCGCCCAATGGAGAAAAGGAACATTTTGATGTATTGCGAAAAACGCTGCCAACCTATGACGGTATAGCCTTCAATCCTGCTGCAATGGGTGAAAGCAAGAACTTCAGTTTCACCTATGACTTAAACGCAGAGTGGGATGCGTCACAAATATATGTGGTCGCTTTTGTGCAGAATGTAGCGACCAAAGAAGTATTGAACTCAGGAACACGCTTTGACGAGGTGGCAACAGGCATTGAAGAAAGTGTTTTGGACAAAAACATTCGTTTGTACCCCAATCCTACCAACGACTTCATTCACCTCCAATTAAATGACAATCAATTGAATATTCAAGAAGTTGCGCTTTACAACAACAGCGGTGCTTTGCTGCAATCCTTTGAAGGAAATCCTTCTAAAATAGATGTACGAAGCTACCCTTCAGGCATTTATTTTGTAAAATTGAAGTCAGGTGAAGAAATGATTTATAGAAAGGTGGTGGTGCAATAA
- a CDS encoding DUF5686 family protein, giving the protein MKPKNLLYTSILAAICLLTQTTFAQTYRISGRIIEDHSEESIPFVNIFLQGTTIGTTSNMDGSFVLETNQLTDSIGVSAIGYKTQYKALSKNTEQSISFRLLRDDIMIDEIVVIAGENPADILLRKIIANKYKNDIDQSDYYQYESYNKLEVDAANLTKELMGKKLLKPFDFIFENVDSVSEERPFLPLFITETISDYHYRKNPNGKREIIKASKISGTKNASWTQFLGNMYQQFDIYDNFIEVMGKNFASPISNMGLANYKYYLVDSGYIDNKWSYQITFKPKLKQDNAFIGDFWVADTSFAIRRISMELLAKEANINFVNKLSIFQEFGEVNDSIWVLKKDKLIVSFVTTGKMPEIIGRKSTYFKNHLFNNEKTKMIFKIPEDIIVQEGAMDKSEDFWAASRHDSLSRNEKAIYAMVDSIKQMPLVKTYMDIATVVISGYKEFGAIEVGPYFNAYSTNIVEGSRFRLGVRTNTDFSERMRFSAYGAYGTKDQRFKYGGEAFFLLSQKPWQTFTVKYQDDLDVESPNAEEFGEDNIFAGLYRRDVPQKLMHIRKMEAMFSRDWRWGLSNQLSFSNRRLDPYFDFFNFGKSYDPSIEPARTITTSEIKLNTRFSYKEKYIYNGFNRTAINYDKPIANLSYTLGVADVLDSEYTYHRLDFSFKDWFYAGRWGYTSYVLQGGKIFGTLPFLLLHNHPGNETYFFNTYSFNRMDDYEFISDTYASLFVTHYFEGFLMNRIPLMRRLKWRSLVTGKIAVGSLSDANIAANTDPTGTHKNFGNFEQMADWQLQTPTFAKPYIEVGVGMENILHLFRVDAIWRLSYTDTPSKVGIRAGMQLKF; this is encoded by the coding sequence GTGAAACCTAAGAACCTACTCTACACTTCCATCCTTGCTGCAATTTGTCTTCTTACTCAAACTACTTTTGCCCAGACCTATCGCATTAGTGGACGGATTATTGAAGATCACTCAGAAGAATCCATTCCCTTCGTCAATATTTTCCTTCAGGGCACTACCATTGGGACAACCTCCAATATGGATGGCAGCTTTGTTTTGGAAACCAATCAATTGACCGATAGCATTGGCGTGTCTGCAATAGGTTACAAGACCCAATACAAGGCACTTTCTAAAAATACGGAACAGTCTATTTCCTTTCGATTGCTACGTGACGATATCATGATAGACGAGATTGTAGTCATTGCAGGAGAAAATCCAGCCGATATTCTACTCCGAAAAATCATTGCCAACAAATACAAAAACGACATAGACCAATCCGATTATTATCAATACGAATCCTACAATAAATTGGAAGTAGATGCTGCCAATTTGACCAAAGAACTGATGGGCAAGAAGTTATTGAAGCCCTTTGATTTTATTTTTGAAAATGTGGATTCCGTATCCGAAGAACGCCCATTTCTGCCACTTTTCATCACCGAAACCATCTCGGATTACCACTACCGCAAAAATCCAAATGGTAAGCGTGAAATCATCAAGGCAAGCAAAATTTCGGGTACAAAAAACGCCAGTTGGACGCAGTTTCTCGGCAATATGTACCAACAGTTTGATATTTATGACAATTTTATTGAAGTGATGGGCAAAAACTTTGCAAGCCCAATTTCCAATATGGGTTTGGCAAATTACAAATACTACTTGGTCGATAGTGGTTATATTGACAACAAATGGTCGTATCAAATCACCTTCAAACCCAAATTGAAGCAAGACAACGCTTTTATTGGTGACTTTTGGGTGGCAGACACTTCTTTTGCCATTCGTCGAATCAGCATGGAATTGTTGGCAAAAGAGGCGAACATCAACTTTGTGAACAAGTTGAGCATCTTCCAAGAATTTGGTGAGGTGAACGATTCTATTTGGGTATTGAAGAAAGATAAGTTGATTGTCAGCTTTGTAACGACTGGAAAAATGCCCGAAATCATCGGTCGTAAATCCACTTACTTCAAAAATCACCTCTTCAACAACGAAAAAACAAAGATGATTTTCAAAATACCCGAAGACATCATCGTACAAGAAGGGGCAATGGACAAAAGCGAAGATTTTTGGGCAGCATCCCGACACGATAGCCTCAGTAGAAATGAAAAAGCCATCTATGCAATGGTCGACAGCATCAAACAAATGCCTTTGGTGAAAACCTATATGGACATCGCTACCGTTGTCATTTCGGGATACAAAGAGTTCGGAGCCATTGAAGTAGGACCTTACTTCAATGCCTATAGTACCAACATTGTAGAAGGGTCGAGGTTTCGTTTGGGGGTTCGCACCAATACCGATTTTAGCGAGCGAATGAGGTTCAGTGCTTATGGTGCGTATGGCACTAAAGACCAAAGATTCAAATACGGAGGAGAGGCCTTCTTTTTACTCTCCCAAAAACCGTGGCAGACATTTACAGTAAAATACCAAGACGATTTGGATGTCGAAAGCCCTAATGCAGAAGAGTTTGGAGAAGACAACATTTTTGCGGGTTTGTACCGCCGTGATGTACCCCAAAAGCTGATGCACATCCGCAAAATGGAAGCCATGTTTAGCCGAGATTGGAGATGGGGTTTGTCCAATCAATTGAGTTTCTCGAATCGCCGTTTGGATCCTTATTTTGATTTCTTCAATTTCGGCAAAAGTTACGATCCAAGTATAGAACCTGCACGAACGATTACCACCTCCGAAATCAAACTCAATACCCGATTTTCCTACAAAGAAAAATACATCTACAACGGCTTCAATCGCACTGCCATCAACTACGACAAACCAATTGCCAACCTTTCTTATACTTTGGGTGTAGCAGATGTTTTGGACAGCGAATATACCTACCACCGTTTGGATTTCAGTTTCAAAGATTGGTTCTATGCAGGTCGTTGGGGTTATACGAGTTATGTCCTGCAGGGCGGAAAAATATTTGGCACTTTGCCTTTCTTGCTTTTGCACAACCATCCTGGCAATGAAACCTATTTCTTCAATACCTATTCTTTCAACCGCATGGACGATTATGAATTTATCAGTGATACCTATGCGTCCTTATTTGTAACCCATTATTTTGAGGGTTTTTTGATGAACCGTATTCCGCTGATGCGAAGACTGAAATGGCGTTCTTTGGTGACAGGAAAAATAGCTGTTGGTAGTCTTTCGGATGCCAACATTGCCGCAAATACCGACCCAACGGGTACACACAAAAATTTTGGTAATTTTGAACAAATGGCTGATTGGCAACTCCAAACGCCCACATTTGCCAAGCCTTACATTGAAGTAGGTGTAGGGATGGAGAATATTTTACACCTGTTCAGAGTTGATGCTATCTGGCGGTTGAGTTATACAGATACCCCTTCTAAAGTCGGGATTCGAGCAGGAATGCAGTTGAAGTTTTAA
- a CDS encoding VWA domain-containing protein has protein sequence MKNLKNHLKISRLLFVVVLLVSCNGSTLHREGMVIQSHDQIATSTSEHEITPNLDDNAQNPDFNTEEYDVIVENPFLEATKNPLSTFSIDVDAASYSNMRRFITNHQLPPAGSVRIEEFINYFTYDYPQPKGEHPFSITTEIDKCPWNGDHKVLHIGLQGKRMDIQELPPNNLVFLLDVSGSMNDPDKLPLLKKAIRLLVNEMRPSDRVAIVVYAGAAGLVLPSTSFDEKSKILEAVERLEAGGSTAGGEGIKLAYQEAQKNFIEKGNNRIILATDGDFNVGPSSDAALVKMIEEKRKSGVFLTVLGFGTGNYKDSKMEQLADKGNGNYAYIDNIMEAKKVLVNEIGATLFTIAKDVKLQIEFNPAKVKSYRLIGYENRMLRSEDFNDDTKDAGELGAGHSVTALYEIVPADSNAPVASVDALKYQQTDIKPSAMETDEWLTVKFRYKAPDATQSRLIVQPVKQSTVGVVSNNLPFSAAVASFGMILRNSEHKGESSYELVKRLASRAKGEDKLGYRAEFLKLVEQAEALDNRGE, from the coding sequence ATGAAAAACCTAAAAAATCATTTAAAAATCAGCAGATTGTTATTTGTTGTAGTTTTGTTGGTAAGTTGTAATGGTTCGACCTTACATCGAGAAGGTATGGTTATCCAATCTCATGATCAAATTGCTACAAGTACAAGCGAACATGAAATAACCCCCAACCTAGACGACAACGCTCAGAATCCCGACTTCAATACCGAAGAATACGATGTGATTGTCGAAAATCCATTTTTAGAAGCCACCAAAAATCCCTTGTCCACTTTTTCGATTGACGTAGATGCGGCTTCTTATAGCAACATGCGCCGATTCATCACCAACCACCAACTTCCTCCAGCAGGTTCGGTTCGCATTGAAGAATTTATCAACTATTTCACCTACGATTATCCACAACCCAAAGGCGAACATCCTTTTTCGATTACGACCGAAATAGACAAATGCCCCTGGAATGGCGATCATAAGGTGTTACACATTGGATTACAGGGCAAAAGAATGGACATTCAAGAATTGCCGCCCAACAACCTCGTTTTCCTTTTGGATGTATCGGGTTCGATGAATGACCCTGATAAATTGCCTTTGTTGAAAAAAGCTATTCGTTTGTTGGTCAATGAAATGCGTCCAAGTGACCGAGTCGCAATCGTGGTCTATGCAGGGGCAGCGGGTTTGGTATTGCCTTCGACTTCGTTTGATGAAAAGAGCAAAATTTTGGAGGCAGTAGAACGGCTTGAAGCAGGTGGCTCGACAGCAGGTGGCGAAGGTATTAAATTGGCGTATCAAGAGGCGCAGAAAAATTTTATTGAAAAGGGCAACAACCGCATCATTTTGGCGACCGACGGTGACTTCAATGTAGGACCTTCTTCAGATGCTGCTTTGGTCAAAATGATTGAAGAAAAACGCAAATCGGGTGTCTTCTTGACCGTTTTGGGCTTTGGCACAGGCAATTACAAAGATTCCAAAATGGAACAATTGGCAGACAAAGGCAACGGAAACTATGCCTATATTGACAACATTATGGAAGCCAAAAAAGTATTGGTCAACGAAATTGGTGCTACACTTTTTACCATCGCCAAAGATGTAAAACTGCAAATCGAGTTCAACCCTGCAAAGGTGAAATCCTACCGTTTGATTGGCTACGAAAACCGCATGTTGCGCTCCGAAGACTTCAATGACGACACCAAAGATGCGGGTGAATTGGGCGCAGGTCATTCGGTGACAGCCCTATACGAAATCGTTCCTGCTGACTCCAATGCCCCTGTTGCCTCAGTAGATGCACTCAAATACCAACAAACCGACATCAAACCTTCTGCTATGGAAACGGACGAATGGCTGACCGTCAAGTTCCGCTACAAGGCTCCTGATGCTACGCAAAGCCGCTTGATTGTGCAACCTGTCAAACAAAGTACAGTAGGCGTAGTTTCCAACAACTTACCTTTCTCGGCTGCCGTTGCAAGTTTTGGGATGATTTTGCGGAATTCGGAACACAAGGGGGAAAGCTCTTATGAATTGGTGAAACGATTGGCGAGTCGTGCGAAAGGAGAAGATAAATTGGGTTATCGGGCAGAGTTTTTGAAGCTGGTGGAACAGGCGGAGGCTTTGGATAATCGGGGAGAATAG
- a CDS encoding cysteine desulfurase family protein, with product MIYFDHAATTPLAPEVLEEMLPYMQDFYGNASSIHAMGRRSRTAIERARKIIAGHLNASIGEIFFTSCGTESSNMALTAAIRDWGVKHIVSSPIEHHCVFHTIDALEKYGEVQKHAVRLLPNGHVDLTHLEEMLQLLQNESTLVSLMHVNNEIGNILDLQTVSKLCEQYGAYLHSDTVQTWGFERIDVQAMKVNFLTGSAHKFHGPKGIGFIYVNSDYPIQPFLLGGSQERNMRAGTENVYGIVGMAKAFDLAYKHLEENQVHILGLKNKMMTALRQAIPAISFNGDAEGRSSYKILNVAFPSLANADLLLLNLDIAGICASGGSACSSGVDKGSHVLQALQGADSTTVNVRFSFSRYNTEEEVDKVVDKLKEILKVA from the coding sequence ATGATTTATTTCGACCACGCTGCCACTACCCCCTTAGCCCCCGAAGTTTTAGAAGAAATGTTGCCCTATATGCAAGACTTTTATGGCAATGCCTCCTCCATTCATGCAATGGGGCGCCGCAGCCGAACTGCCATTGAGCGCGCCAGAAAAATTATTGCAGGACACCTCAACGCCTCTATTGGAGAGATTTTCTTTACTTCTTGTGGCACCGAATCCAGCAACATGGCATTGACCGCAGCCATTCGAGATTGGGGTGTGAAGCACATCGTCAGTTCACCCATCGAACACCATTGCGTATTCCATACCATTGACGCACTCGAAAAATACGGAGAAGTCCAAAAACACGCTGTGCGCTTGTTGCCGAATGGACATGTGGATTTGACACATTTAGAAGAAATGCTCCAACTTCTTCAAAATGAATCTACTTTGGTTTCACTCATGCACGTAAACAATGAAATCGGCAATATTTTGGATCTGCAAACGGTGAGTAAATTGTGTGAACAATATGGTGCATATTTGCACTCCGATACCGTTCAAACTTGGGGTTTTGAGCGTATAGATGTGCAGGCAATGAAGGTGAATTTTCTGACAGGTTCGGCACATAAGTTTCACGGTCCCAAAGGAATTGGATTTATTTATGTCAATTCTGATTACCCAATTCAACCCTTCCTTTTGGGCGGTTCGCAAGAACGCAACATGAGAGCTGGTACCGAAAATGTGTATGGAATTGTCGGAATGGCAAAGGCATTTGATTTGGCTTACAAGCATTTAGAAGAAAATCAAGTACATATTTTAGGCTTAAAAAACAAAATGATGACTGCCCTTCGACAAGCGATTCCAGCTATTTCCTTCAATGGTGATGCAGAGGGCAGATCGAGCTACAAAATCCTCAACGTGGCATTTCCCAGTCTCGCCAATGCAGACCTTTTGCTGTTGAATTTGGATATTGCAGGGATTTGCGCATCAGGCGGAAGTGCTTGCAGTTCGGGGGTGGACAAAGGTTCACACGTTTTACAGGCATTGCAGGGAGCAGATTCTACGACGGTCAATGTGCGTTTTTCATTCTCCCGCTACAACACCGAAGAAGAAGTGGATAAAGTGGTGGACAAATTGAAGGAGATTTTGAAGGTTGCATAA
- a CDS encoding arsenosugar biosynthesis-associated peroxidase-like protein has protein sequence MSDTYYNPADLKKFGKVTEWQEEMGKKFFDYYGTVFEEGALTVREKALIALAVAHTVQCPYCIDAYTGSCLKNGADEEQMMEAVHVAVAIRGGASLVHGVQMMNKAKEVLM, from the coding sequence ATGTCTGATACTTATTACAATCCTGCGGATCTGAAGAAATTTGGAAAAGTGACGGAATGGCAAGAAGAAATGGGTAAAAAATTCTTTGACTACTACGGAACTGTTTTTGAAGAAGGTGCGCTGACGGTGCGTGAAAAAGCCTTGATAGCTTTGGCAGTAGCGCACACAGTTCAATGCCCTTATTGCATTGACGCTTATACTGGTAGCTGCCTCAAAAATGGAGCAGATGAAGAACAGATGATGGAAGCGGTTCATGTGGCAGTAGCAATTCGTGGAGGCGCTTCCTTGGTACATGGTGTTCAGATGATGAACAAGGCAAAGGAAGTACTTATGTAG
- the creD gene encoding cell envelope integrity protein CreD, producing MSENPSNLERIGSWVRQSLTLKLLSIGFLILILLIPTMMIDSLIREREYRRNDTVREISNTWGNSQTIAGPVLTVPYKHYTIIEDTEKKTTKTVSITKYAHFLPNELVIKSNISPEIRYRGIYEAILYNAQLQLNGNFSSPNFDVLGIDPQNALWSEAFVSIGIPDMRGIQESIELKWDSGQYMFDPGIPVNEVFGSGVSVGIPLQDTVEVNIPHIFSLNININGSESLSFMPLGKETTLAMQSNWGSPSFNGAFLPDERNITKDGFTANWKVLHLNRNYPQQWLGNSHDIAQSQFGLSLLRPLDEYQKNERSVKYAIMFICLTFLLFFFVEILNSTRIHPLQYLLVGLSICVFYLLLLSFSEQIGFNKAYMIASTGVILLITIYSKSVLKNNFLTIVMFGTLVGLYGFLYSLLQLQDYALLMGSVGLFVILAVVMYLSRNIDWYTIGKRQK from the coding sequence ATGTCTGAAAATCCTTCAAATTTAGAAAGAATCGGCAGTTGGGTACGTCAATCGCTAACCCTCAAACTGCTATCTATTGGATTCTTAATCTTGATTTTGCTGATTCCAACAATGATGATTGACAGCCTAATCAGGGAACGAGAATACCGCCGAAATGACACTGTGCGAGAAATCAGTAATACATGGGGAAACTCCCAAACCATTGCAGGACCAGTACTCACCGTTCCCTACAAACACTACACCATCATTGAAGACACCGAAAAGAAAACCACCAAAACGGTTTCTATCACCAAATACGCTCATTTTTTACCCAATGAACTGGTTATCAAAAGCAATATTTCACCCGAAATACGCTATCGAGGTATTTACGAGGCCATTCTATACAATGCTCAGTTGCAACTAAATGGCAATTTCAGCAGCCCCAACTTTGACGTATTGGGTATTGATCCTCAAAATGCGCTATGGAGTGAAGCTTTTGTTTCGATAGGGATTCCCGACATGCGGGGCATACAAGAGAGCATCGAATTGAAGTGGGATAGCGGCCAATACATGTTTGACCCAGGAATTCCCGTCAATGAAGTTTTTGGTTCAGGCGTAAGCGTGGGCATACCATTGCAGGATACGGTAGAAGTCAATATACCACATATTTTTTCGCTCAACATCAACATTAATGGCAGCGAATCACTCAGTTTCATGCCATTGGGAAAAGAAACAACCCTTGCCATGCAATCCAATTGGGGCAGTCCCAGCTTCAATGGCGCATTTTTGCCAGACGAAAGAAACATTACCAAGGACGGCTTCACTGCCAACTGGAAAGTGCTGCACCTCAATCGAAACTATCCACAGCAATGGCTTGGCAATAGCCATGATATTGCACAATCACAATTTGGTCTATCCTTGTTGAGACCACTCGATGAATACCAAAAAAATGAACGCTCGGTCAAATACGCCATTATGTTTATTTGCTTGACATTCTTACTATTCTTTTTCGTTGAAATCCTTAATTCTACCCGCATACATCCACTTCAATACCTTTTGGTAGGATTGTCCATCTGTGTTTTTTACCTTCTGCTGCTTTCTTTTTCGGAGCAAATTGGCTTTAATAAGGCATATATGATTGCCAGTACAGGCGTTATTTTGTTGATTACGATTTACTCCAAAAGTGTGTTGAAAAATAACTTCTTAACGATAGTCATGTTTGGCACTTTGGTCGGTTTGTATGGCTTTTTGTATTCACTCCTTCAATTGCAGGACTATGCTTTGTTGATGGGAAGTGTTGGTTTGTTTGTAATTTTGGCAGTAGTGATGTATTTGTCGAGGAATATTGATTGGTACACGATTGGGAAACGGCAGAAGTGA
- a CDS encoding Uma2 family endonuclease: MESAETNKHTDTLETTPPNRSLLKLASFEELLKGKLFLVVNEQLLFEKEGKYVFTQINLENNYTAADYAELPEGAPFQLIQGKLIFMASPYYIHQKVLMRLANKLDTHVEENGLGEVLPAPMDVHFDAKNVYQPDILFVSVARKDIIDKFIQGAPDLVVEILSKSTAQKDETDKMKIYGKYDVLEYWMIHPTEQWVKVYENQSGEMKEVVELQQTGKYHSKTIEGFVLDVATIFKGL; the protein is encoded by the coding sequence ATGGAATCCGCAGAAACCAATAAACATACAGATACTTTAGAAACAACTCCTCCAAATAGGAGTCTTTTGAAGTTGGCTTCCTTTGAAGAACTTCTAAAAGGAAAGTTGTTTTTGGTGGTAAATGAGCAATTGTTATTTGAGAAAGAAGGGAAGTATGTTTTTACCCAAATCAATCTTGAAAACAACTATACGGCTGCAGATTACGCTGAACTTCCAGAAGGTGCTCCTTTTCAGTTAATACAAGGAAAATTGATTTTTATGGCTTCTCCTTACTACATCCACCAAAAAGTGTTGATGCGATTGGCAAATAAATTGGATACACACGTAGAAGAAAATGGGTTGGGAGAAGTGTTGCCTGCTCCAATGGATGTTCATTTTGATGCTAAAAATGTCTATCAGCCTGATATTTTATTTGTATCGGTAGCTCGCAAAGATATCATTGACAAGTTCATACAAGGTGCGCCTGATTTGGTAGTAGAAATTTTGTCTAAAAGCACTGCTCAGAAAGATGAAACGGATAAAATGAAAATCTATGGCAAATATGATGTCTTAGAATATTGGATGATTCACCCTACAGAGCAATGGGTAAAAGTGTATGAGAATCAATCAGGCGAAATGAAAGAGGTGGTCGAACTGCAACAAACGGGTAAATACCACTCTAAAACCATTGAAGGTTTTGTGTTGGATGTAGCGACTATTTTTAAAGGTTTGTAG
- a CDS encoding helix-turn-helix domain-containing protein, with product MNYKDLGEFVKSERKKHDFTQADLAKLSDVTDRTIKNIEAGIKTHINTLRKVMKVLGYKVDMTTQIVFSIKKD from the coding sequence ATGAATTATAAAGACTTAGGTGAATTTGTTAAATCAGAACGCAAAAAACACGATTTCACCCAAGCAGATTTGGCAAAGTTGTCAGACGTAACAGATCGCACCATAAAAAACATCGAGGCTGGAATTAAAACACATATCAACACATTGAGAAAGGTAATGAAGGTCTTGGGATATAAAGTGGATATGACTACTCAAATTGTTTTTAGTATTAAAAAAGATTGA
- the arsS gene encoding arsenosugar biosynthesis radical SAM protein ArsS (Some members of this family are selenoproteins.) has product MISADKKESKRSLQGKGHRLSDTMIQLNVLNGKDIIDAKFTPFGRKLKDIGLLPLKPTGIDTFQINAGKMCNQVCKHCHVDAGPDRKEIMTRQTFERCLEILASTDIPTVDITGGAPEMNPHFRWFVEECSKLGKKVIDRCNLTIILANPKYHDLPQFFAEHKVEVVSSLPYFSQSRTDNQRGDGVFEASIKALQMLNEVGYGKEGTGLNLHLVYNPSGAFLPGDQGSLEAEFKRQLKRRYDIVFNNLFAITNLPVSRFLDYLLESENYESYMTELVEAFNPTAAMGVMCRNTISVGWDGYLYDCDFNQMLELKVEGSSPQHIDDFDVDILNQRNIIVNQHCYGCTAGAGSSCGGTTA; this is encoded by the coding sequence ATGATATCAGCAGATAAAAAGGAATCTAAGCGTTCCTTGCAAGGTAAAGGTCACCGACTTTCGGATACCATGATTCAGTTGAATGTACTGAATGGCAAAGATATTATTGATGCAAAATTTACTCCTTTTGGGCGCAAATTGAAGGATATCGGACTGCTTCCTTTGAAGCCAACAGGCATTGATACTTTTCAAATTAATGCTGGGAAAATGTGCAATCAGGTGTGTAAGCATTGCCATGTGGATGCAGGACCTGATCGCAAGGAAATCATGACCCGTCAAACTTTTGAGCGATGTCTCGAAATTTTGGCGAGCACCGACATTCCAACAGTGGACATCACAGGCGGCGCACCCGAAATGAATCCACATTTTCGGTGGTTTGTGGAAGAGTGTAGTAAGTTGGGTAAGAAGGTGATAGATAGATGCAATTTGACCATCATACTCGCCAATCCCAAATACCACGATTTACCACAGTTTTTTGCCGAACATAAAGTAGAAGTCGTGTCTTCATTGCCTTATTTTAGCCAAAGCAGAACGGATAACCAACGTGGAGACGGTGTTTTTGAGGCTTCTATAAAAGCACTGCAAATGCTCAATGAAGTGGGTTATGGAAAGGAAGGAACAGGCTTGAATTTACATTTGGTTTACAATCCCTCTGGCGCATTTTTGCCAGGCGATCAAGGCAGCCTTGAAGCAGAATTTAAACGCCAATTGAAGCGGCGTTATGACATTGTTTTCAACAATTTATTTGCGATTACCAATCTTCCTGTCAGCCGATTCTTGGATTATTTATTGGAAAGTGAAAACTATGAATCGTATATGACAGAACTGGTGGAAGCCTTCAATCCTACTGCTGCAATGGGGGTGATGTGCCGCAATACGATTTCTGTGGGTTGGGATGGTTATCTCTATGATTGTGACTTCAATCAGATGCTGGAACTCAAAGTGGAAGGTAGTTCTCCTCAACACATTGACGATTTTGATGTGGATATTTTAAACCAACGCAACATCATCGTAAATCAGCATTGTTATGGATGTACGGCTGGAGCGGGGTCAAGTTGTGGTGGAACAACGGCGTAG
- a CDS encoding MazG nucleotide pyrophosphohydrolase domain-containing protein, protein MSILKTNPTLPDLQNYIKDICEERGWNKNNHLELFLLFSEEVGELAKAIRNHTRLYTESERQHKQTELEEEFADVFAYLLDLANFFNVDIEQAFRNKDAVNQTRVWK, encoded by the coding sequence ATGTCTATCCTCAAAACCAACCCCACACTTCCCGACCTTCAAAACTACATCAAAGATATTTGTGAAGAAAGAGGCTGGAACAAAAATAACCACTTAGAATTGTTTTTACTCTTTTCGGAAGAAGTGGGTGAACTCGCCAAAGCGATCCGCAACCATACCCGCCTATACACAGAGTCAGAACGACAACACAAACAAACCGAATTGGAGGAAGAATTTGCAGACGTTTTTGCCTACCTATTAGACCTCGCCAATTTCTTCAATGTCGACATAGAACAAGCATTTCGAAACAAAGATGCAGTGAATCAGACAAGGGTTTGGAAGTAG